The genomic DNA CGCTGACCTTATACATTTTCTGGATTTCTTTGTATAAGTTTTCGGAATATCCCACTTTTCCAGGGAAAGCATATTTTGCAGTTCTGCTAGATCCGAATTCTTCTAGGGAAGCTTCTTTTAAAACTCTATCGATCAGGTCCTCGGACATTTTTCTGTAAGTAGACCATTTTCCTCCACCCATGGTGATAAGCCCTGAAGGGGAAACTAGGATCACTTCTTCCCTAGAGATACTTTTTGTATCTTGGTTTCCTTCCGGCGAGATAAGAGGTCTGATCCCGGAGAAGACTGAAATGATATCTTTTCTTTGTAGAGGTTTAGCTAAATAGTCGGAACCCGTTTGTAGTAGGAATTCCACCTCCGATTCTAACGGGAGTGGATCTTGGCTGACTTCATGGATAGGTGTGTCAGTCGTTCCTAGGATTACATGATCTTCCCAAGGGATAATAAATACTACACGTCCGTCTTTTGTTTTAGGAATGATGAGTGCAGTATTACAAGAAATGGTTTCCTTTTTGAAAACTAAGTGAATCCCTTGGCTAGGAGAAAGTACACGATAGGTTCTTGGATCGTCTTTTAGTCGAATATCGTCCACCCAAGGTCCGGTCGCGTTCACTACGGTTTTTGCTTTTACGTTATAGGTTTCTCCACTTAGGAGATCTTTTACTTTTCCACCTACAATTTTGCCGTCCTTCTTCTGGAAAGATAGAAGTTCGGTTTGATTTAGTACCAAAGCGCCTTCTTTGGATGCAGCACGTGCCAGGTTTACATTCAGTCTTGCGTCATTGAACTGAGAATCGTAATATAAGATCCCGCCCGTTAGGCCCTTGGTTTGGAGAGCTGGAAAATCTTTTTCTACTTCTTCCTTGGAAACTCTTTTGTGAGAAGGAAGATTTCCTTTCCAAGCCAGGATATCGTACATAGTCATTCCAATACTGTAATACGGTTTTTCATACAATTTGTATGTGGGAAGAATGAATGGAAGTGGTTTGACCAGGTGAGGCGCGTTTTCCAAAAGTCTTTGTCTTTCGGTGAGCGCCTCGTGTATCAGTTTGAAATGGAATTGAGCGAGGTAGCGAACCCCACCGTGTATTAGTTTTGTGGAACGAGAAGAAGTTCCGGAAGCAAAATCTGATTTTTCTAAAAGTGCAACTTTGAGTCCTCGAAGGCTCGCGTCCAGGGCTGCTCCGGCTCCGGTGGCTCCACCCCCCAAAATCAATAGGTCGAATTGTTCTTCTTTTAATTTTTCAAACCGGCTTTTGCGATCGTGTTTTTGCATGTACAAGGTCTTCCTGCTTTACAGGCTGATTTCGGTGGGTGAAATTGCAATAAAAGAGCCAAATGGAACCTAAAAAACAAATCGAATTGATACGACGCGGGACAGTCGATCTCATCAGCGAAGAGGAACTTACCTCCAAACTTACCAAAAAAAAGTCCTTAAAAATCAAAGCTGGTTTCGACCCTACAGCTCCGGATCTTCATCTGGGGCATTTCGTTTTACTTAGAAAATTGAGGCATTTCCAGGATCTGGGGCATGAGGTGAATTTCCTTTTAGGGGATTTTACGGCTATGATCGGAGATCCTACAGGAAAATCAGAAACCAGAAAAAGACTCTCTAAAGAAGAAGTTCTGAAAAACTCGGAAACCTACCAAAGCCAAGTTTTCAAGGTTTTGGATAAGGAAAAGACCAAGATTGTTTATAATTCCCGTTGGTGTTCCGGGATGAATTTCGAGGATGTTTTGGTTCTCACTTCCAAATACAGCGTAGCGCAGATCTTGGAGAGAGATGATTTCAGCAAAAGATATAAAGGCGGACAACCAATCTCTCTTATCGAGTTTCTCTATCCACTTGTGCAAGGTTACGACTCCGTAGAAATGGAGGCGGACGTAGAACTTGGTGGAACTGACCAAAAATTCAATCTTCTAGTAGGAAGAGAATTACAAAGAGAATACGGAAAAGAAGCACAATGTGTGATCACTCTTCCTCTTCTCGTCGGTCTGGACGGGGTCAAAAAAATGTCCAAGTCTCTCGGAAATTATGTAGGAATTACGGAAGAGCCGATAGACATGTTCGGAAAATTAATGTCCATTTCAGACGATCTGATGTGGAATTATTTCGAATTGCTTACGGATCTTCCTATGGAATCAGTCGGAGAACGCAAAAAAGGGATCCAATCCGGAGAATTACATCCTAAAGAAGTTAAAACAGAACTTGCGAAATTAATAATGGACCAGTTCTCTTCTTCCGATGCGAATTCGGAGGCGATTGAAGAATGGAATAAGGTCCATAATCCGAAAGCAAGGGCTATCCCGGAGAATATTCCGGAAACAAAATTAGGTCCCGAATTTTTCCAAGAATCCGAAACTCCTCAACTGATCTGGGTGCTCGCCAAACTGGGATTCGTTCCTTCTACCTCCGAAGCGAGAAGGTTAATCAAGTCCGGGGGGATTTATGTCGACGAAGAGAAACTTTCGGATGAAAAATTTACTGTGAATAAAAACGCAGAATACTTGATTCGCCAAGGCAAAAAAGGAAAATTCATCCGTCTGGTCAGTTGACCGAAATCAGAACATGCTCAGCGAAGAAGAATCCACAGTACTTTCCAAGACGATCAAAGAAATCCAGGACAACGAAGTAGAATCCGAAGTCCTGGAAAAAAAATTTCGTCAGATCCGGATCGGTTCCTCCGTTTTCTTTTTCCTGATTTTGAGCATCACCACTGTTTTTGCTTTGGCAAGAAGATTGGATTCTCTCCAAAACACTGTCCAAAAACAAAATGAAGTCATCTCCGTTCTTTCCGAAGACATTACAAGTTTAAGATTAGAAGAACAACAAAGAGAAGAGGAAGTCCTTCGTTTCAAGTCATCGATTTTGGATGATGTTCCTGACGGCGATCTAAGTGAAGAAGTTAATAAGAACTTAGGTTCTCTACAAGCAATCATTCCTAAACCGGGAACAGGTAAAAATATAAGCAGGGGAAATCCTAATTTTAAGGAAATCTCTCTCACTTTTGATTTAGGAACCGGGGAAGATCTACAAATACTTTATGAATTTATGATGCGGTTCCCGATTAAGGTTACCCTATTCGTTTCCAATGAGAATCCAGCTAAAAAAGGAGGATCTTTATTCTCCAAAACCAACCTGGTCTATCTCAAAAAATTAGCTGCATTAGATGGAAGAGTAGTTTTTGGAAATCATACCTGGAGCCATTTCAATTTACCTAGAAGTTTAAAAGAACCTTCTCTCAGAAAAAGAGCATTACTTAGCTATGTTGCTGATGAGATCCCGGATTTTAATCTTCTTCTGGAAGAGCTAACTTCCGTTGAGGATAAATTTAAGACCATCACAGGACTTACTCTTACTAAATATTATAGATTACCTTATGGTGCAGTAGACCAGATCATTTTGGATGTATATGCTACCCAGGGTTATGAAAATCATATTTTCTGGAGTAATAATACGGTAGGTTCTTTGGATGTACCTGACTTCGTATATAAAAAGTACATTACCAAAAAAGATCCTGGGACCGGAAAAACAAAACTAGTACAAAATCCTCATTATAAAACCAAAGAAGAAATGTTGGACTTTTTGTATCGCTGGGAAGCTGCCGACAAAAATGGAATGAACGGTGCAATTATTTTGATGCACTTAGGTTCGCCTAGACAATCCGAAAAATTGATCTATATTCTTCCTGATTTTATCCAGGCGATGTTAAACAAAGGTTATAAATTTACAACTGTTCCGGAAGTATTGAACGAAAAGCAGGATTGACGAATCCCGCTCTTCGTATTTATCTTACTTCTTCTTTTTCCCTTTATTATTCGTTGAAATCTGTTCAGGCTCACTGGAAAATTCTCGGCTTGGAAAGTAGACAGCTCCTCTATGTGATCCTTTTTTCTTATCAAAAATCCGATCTAACCATGCCTGAAACTGTTTCCTTTTCGATGAGAACCAATTCTGGAAATTATAAAGGTGAAGATAGAAGACCGGCACCATGAGAAGTGTGATGATACTTGCAAATGCAAGTCCCCAACCGAATGCCAATGCCATCGGAACTAAGAATGGATCATAACCTCCGATACCGTATGCTGTAGGCAAGAGTCCTAAAACCGTGGTTACAGTTGTCAAGGTCACGGCTCTAAGTCTTAAATTTCCTGTATCTATCAGGATATCCTTAATATTCTTATTCGGATTTTCTCTACGCAAGGTATTCGCAAAGTCCACAAGTACGATAGAGTCGTTTACTACAACTCCCGCAAGACCTACAATTCCAAGCATTGCTAAAAATCCGAAAGATTCTCCATGACTTACGAATGCTAAGATCACTCCAATAAAGGAGAAGGGGATGGCACTTCCTATCACGAGAGGTTGCATCAAGGATCCGAATTGGGAAGCGATGATGATGTACATGATGAGTAGGGCCATTAAGAATAGAAACCCTAAAGATCCCATAGATTCTTCCGTATCCTTGTTCTCTCCACCGAAACGGACAATATAACCCGGATATTTATCTATGATCTTTTCTTCTTCGGCTATTTTTTTCGCGAACGCATTTGCTTCACTTGAGTTTGCTTGTTTTCCGCCGGCTAAGTTTGCAGTGACGGTGATCAGTCTTTTTCCATCCAAGTGATTGATATTGGAAACACCCGGAAGTCTTTGCATAGTTACCAAGCGGGAAACTGGGATCATTTTTCCGATAGAATTTGAAACATATACATGATTCAAACTATCCACAGACTTTCTATAGGATTCCGGAAAGCGTACTTTTACTTCTACTTCTTCGTCCGTTCTTTTGATCTTTGTAGCAACAGTTCCTTGGAAAGCGGTATTGATTGCTTGGGCAACTCTGAATACGGAAACCCCGGCAGTGGATGCAAGTGATTCGCTTACTCGGATCCGAACC from Leptospira selangorensis includes the following:
- a CDS encoding glycerol-3-phosphate dehydrogenase/oxidase, which gives rise to MQKHDRKSRFEKLKEEQFDLLILGGGATGAGAALDASLRGLKVALLEKSDFASGTSSRSTKLIHGGVRYLAQFHFKLIHEALTERQRLLENAPHLVKPLPFILPTYKLYEKPYYSIGMTMYDILAWKGNLPSHKRVSKEEVEKDFPALQTKGLTGGILYYDSQFNDARLNVNLARAASKEGALVLNQTELLSFQKKDGKIVGGKVKDLLSGETYNVKAKTVVNATGPWVDDIRLKDDPRTYRVLSPSQGIHLVFKKETISCNTALIIPKTKDGRVVFIIPWEDHVILGTTDTPIHEVSQDPLPLESEVEFLLQTGSDYLAKPLQRKDIISVFSGIRPLISPEGNQDTKSISREEVILVSPSGLITMGGGKWSTYRKMSEDLIDRVLKEASLEEFGSSRTAKYAFPGKVGYSENLYKEIQKMYKVSETSAKRLQNFYGGEVFIILGKKPTPLLKGVEYFQEEVEWFAKEEFALTVTDVLARRFRIQFLDLKLSTKLATPVSRILAKQLGWKEAQRKEKESEAIELIESLRSTYDGK
- a CDS encoding polysaccharide deacetylase family protein, with amino-acid sequence MLSEEESTVLSKTIKEIQDNEVESEVLEKKFRQIRIGSSVFFFLILSITTVFALARRLDSLQNTVQKQNEVISVLSEDITSLRLEEQQREEEVLRFKSSILDDVPDGDLSEEVNKNLGSLQAIIPKPGTGKNISRGNPNFKEISLTFDLGTGEDLQILYEFMMRFPIKVTLFVSNENPAKKGGSLFSKTNLVYLKKLAALDGRVVFGNHTWSHFNLPRSLKEPSLRKRALLSYVADEIPDFNLLLEELTSVEDKFKTITGLTLTKYYRLPYGAVDQIILDVYATQGYENHIFWSNNTVGSLDVPDFVYKKYITKKDPGTGKTKLVQNPHYKTKEEMLDFLYRWEAADKNGMNGAIILMHLGSPRQSEKLIYILPDFIQAMLNKGYKFTTVPEVLNEKQD
- the tyrS gene encoding tyrosine--tRNA ligase, coding for MEPKKQIELIRRGTVDLISEEELTSKLTKKKSLKIKAGFDPTAPDLHLGHFVLLRKLRHFQDLGHEVNFLLGDFTAMIGDPTGKSETRKRLSKEEVLKNSETYQSQVFKVLDKEKTKIVYNSRWCSGMNFEDVLVLTSKYSVAQILERDDFSKRYKGGQPISLIEFLYPLVQGYDSVEMEADVELGGTDQKFNLLVGRELQREYGKEAQCVITLPLLVGLDGVKKMSKSLGNYVGITEEPIDMFGKLMSISDDLMWNYFELLTDLPMESVGERKKGIQSGELHPKEVKTELAKLIMDQFSSSDANSEAIEEWNKVHNPKARAIPENIPETKLGPEFFQESETPQLIWVLAKLGFVPSTSEARRLIKSGGIYVDEEKLSDEKFTVNKNAEYLIRQGKKGKFIRLVS